From Deltaproteobacteria bacterium, a single genomic window includes:
- a CDS encoding ABC transporter ATP-binding protein, whose product MSNRQQFITDEHHFSGKYSRRLLQTLHASYQPFLLPLVGFMFLGFVARLLFLSNANLIGYWIDGQFTKEHSSDWLRISNWARNWNAQDFLAVLLLLNVSGFILILVYRICFSRLSCKAVSRLYDEVTYRTSRYSISFFDRTPTGRVVTRFASDFNNVFRIFGGPLAEFLSIVFDMVAIIGLITLAHPIYLAIIGVIATGDYLVYRLHRDSLRRERRSLAFFRAPSIAHFAESLLGVRSIRTYLRQSTFENRFARLDNEFSTQKLKTFQKVTLFAYKMNIVSGLFLLFTGVFAFYLQSRGIVSVGSIGVAITFVTIMSNTLQIFFEWLAQLEEALTGIERLDQYLHQPIESGGLLPKVAEFPTEHWGAPSSNMPLPLSQDSKFVVPTAAQITVSNLWFRYQPHLPWVLKGISFTVAAGEKLGVVGRTGSGKSSLVQALFYLYPFERGEISVNGLAPLLNASETTQPNRIYLHTYRKYFSLITQEPVLFNASLRENLLMGTIGVSDDELLLSALDRVGLLDWLEAQAEGLDFMIQEKGRNISQGEKQKICMARSLLQDCPVVIFDEATSAVDPQNEEMMVKASNDFFRHRTQIIIAHRLSTLERCTRTLWLEEGQIRMIGPTQEVLSQFESGFTKVSNTRQ is encoded by the coding sequence ATGAGCAACCGTCAGCAATTTATCACGGACGAGCACCATTTTAGCGGCAAATACAGTAGACGCCTTCTTCAAACACTCCATGCTAGTTATCAGCCTTTCTTGTTGCCCCTTGTGGGCTTTATGTTTTTAGGATTTGTTGCTCGTCTCCTGTTTTTATCTAACGCAAACCTTATTGGTTATTGGATCGATGGCCAGTTCACGAAGGAACATTCATCAGACTGGCTTCGGATCTCGAATTGGGCACGCAACTGGAATGCTCAGGATTTTCTTGCAGTTCTCTTACTACTAAACGTGAGCGGATTTATTCTTATATTAGTCTATCGGATTTGCTTTTCACGCCTCTCCTGCAAAGCCGTTAGCCGGCTTTATGATGAGGTAACATACCGCACATCGAGGTATTCGATCTCTTTTTTTGACCGCACGCCTACGGGCCGGGTGGTTACCAGGTTTGCCAGTGACTTTAACAATGTCTTTAGGATCTTTGGTGGGCCATTGGCTGAGTTTCTTAGCATTGTTTTTGATATGGTTGCTATAATTGGGCTTATTACCCTAGCGCACCCGATCTATCTCGCAATTATTGGTGTGATTGCAACCGGAGACTATCTCGTCTATCGGTTGCATAGAGATTCATTGCGCCGTGAGCGACGCTCATTAGCCTTTTTTCGAGCACCCTCAATCGCTCATTTTGCAGAAAGCCTTCTAGGCGTTCGCAGTATTCGCACCTACTTACGCCAATCAACTTTTGAAAACCGTTTTGCTCGATTAGATAATGAATTCTCTACACAAAAGCTCAAAACTTTTCAGAAGGTAACTCTATTTGCTTACAAGATGAACATAGTTTCAGGGCTTTTCTTGCTTTTTACCGGAGTGTTCGCCTTTTATTTACAGAGCAGGGGGATTGTAAGCGTTGGTTCCATAGGAGTAGCGATTACTTTTGTTACCATAATGAGCAATACATTGCAGATTTTCTTTGAATGGCTAGCCCAGCTTGAAGAAGCTCTAACGGGCATTGAGCGCCTTGATCAATACTTGCACCAACCGATCGAATCGGGCGGGTTATTGCCGAAGGTTGCCGAGTTTCCTACGGAACACTGGGGAGCTCCCTCTTCGAATATGCCGTTGCCACTAAGTCAGGACTCGAAATTCGTTGTTCCAACTGCCGCCCAAATTACTGTTTCTAACCTGTGGTTTCGCTATCAGCCTCATTTGCCATGGGTGTTAAAGGGGATTAGCTTTACGGTAGCAGCTGGCGAAAAACTCGGTGTCGTGGGTAGAACGGGAAGTGGTAAATCATCGCTTGTGCAAGCTCTTTTCTACCTCTATCCATTTGAACGTGGTGAAATAAGTGTCAATGGCTTGGCCCCGCTCCTTAACGCTTCCGAGACCACACAACCGAACCGAATCTATCTTCACACCTACCGAAAGTATTTTTCGCTCATTACTCAAGAACCGGTTCTCTTCAATGCCAGTCTCAGAGAGAATTTGCTCATGGGAACGATTGGCGTGTCTGATGACGAACTTCTTCTTTCCGCACTCGATAGGGTAGGGCTACTTGATTGGCTTGAGGCGCAAGCTGAGGGACTGGATTTTATGATTCAAGAGAAAGGACGAAACATTTCTCAAGGAGAAAAACAGAAAATCTGTATGGCACGTTCTCTATTACAAGATTGTCCCGTGGTTATTTTTGACGAAGCCACCTCAGCCGTAGATCCACAGAACGAGGAGATGATGGTCAAAGCCAGCAACGATTTCTTCCGCCACCGCACTCAAATTATCATTGCTCACCGACTCTCAACGCTCGAACGCTGCACACGCACTCTATGGCTGGAAGAAGGACAGATCAGGATGATTGGACCAACTCAAGAAGTTCTTTCACAGTTTGAATCTGGGTTTACTAAAGTATCAAATACACGCCAATAA